One stretch of Pararhizobium qamdonense DNA includes these proteins:
- the ftsZ gene encoding cell division protein FtsZ yields the protein MTINLQKPDITELKPRITVFGVGGGGGNAVNNMITAGLEGVDFVVANTDAQALTMTKASRIIQMGVAVTEGLGAGSQPEVGRAAAEECIDEIIDHLNGTHMCFVTAGMGGGTGTGAAPVVAQAARNKGILTVGVVTKPFHFEGQRRMRLADMGIQELQKSVDTLIVIPNQNLFRIANDRTTFADAFAMADQVLYSGVACITDLMVKEGLINLDFADVRSVMREMGRAMMGTGEASGEGRAMAAAEAAIANPLLDETSMKGAQGLLISITGGRDLTLFEVDEAATRIREEVDPDANIILGATFDEELEGLIRVSVVATGIDRTAAEVAGRNADFRPVAAKPIVRPSIAIPAAPVQQTVAVQQPAPVAQQPVVQPQAAQPVQQTSDSIAEAIRAAELERELFLSMPRGGAPAPVQQAQDDFRPQSKLFAGAAPAEQQPIVQAAPVQRAVEAPVYQQPVAQAPVRQEPVAPVIRQQAEQVRMPRVEDFPPMVKAEAEHRAQPVQHEERGPMGLLKRITNSLGRREEESHDVAADMTAGAPAASSQQRRPLSPEASVYAPRRAAPLDDRARAASQPRAHEDDQLEIPAFLRRQSN from the coding sequence ATGACGATCAACTTGCAAAAGCCGGATATCACCGAGCTGAAGCCCCGCATCACCGTCTTCGGTGTCGGCGGCGGCGGCGGCAATGCTGTCAACAACATGATCACCGCAGGCCTCGAAGGCGTCGATTTCGTCGTCGCCAATACCGATGCCCAGGCGCTGACCATGACCAAGGCGTCGCGCATCATTCAGATGGGTGTTGCCGTGACCGAAGGCCTGGGCGCCGGTTCGCAGCCGGAAGTCGGGCGTGCGGCCGCCGAAGAGTGCATCGATGAAATCATCGATCACCTCAACGGCACGCATATGTGCTTCGTCACCGCCGGCATGGGCGGCGGTACCGGTACCGGTGCTGCTCCCGTCGTTGCCCAGGCTGCCCGCAACAAGGGCATCCTGACGGTCGGCGTCGTCACCAAGCCGTTCCATTTTGAAGGCCAGCGCCGCATGCGCCTCGCTGACATGGGCATCCAGGAACTGCAGAAGTCCGTCGATACCCTGATCGTCATTCCGAACCAGAACCTGTTCCGGATCGCCAATGACCGCACCACGTTCGCCGATGCGTTCGCGATGGCCGACCAGGTTCTCTACTCCGGCGTTGCCTGCATCACCGACCTGATGGTCAAGGAAGGCCTGATCAATCTCGACTTCGCGGACGTTCGCTCCGTGATGCGCGAAATGGGCCGCGCCATGATGGGCACCGGCGAAGCATCCGGCGAAGGCCGCGCAATGGCTGCAGCCGAAGCCGCGATCGCCAACCCGCTGCTCGACGAGACCTCGATGAAGGGCGCGCAGGGCCTGTTGATCTCGATCACCGGTGGCCGTGACCTGACGCTGTTCGAAGTTGACGAAGCTGCCACCCGTATCCGCGAGGAAGTGGATCCGGACGCCAACATCATCCTCGGCGCAACGTTCGACGAAGAACTCGAAGGCCTCATCCGCGTTTCGGTCGTGGCAACGGGTATCGATCGCACAGCTGCGGAGGTGGCCGGCCGCAATGCTGACTTTCGTCCGGTAGCTGCCAAGCCGATCGTTCGTCCGTCCATCGCCATCCCGGCAGCGCCGGTACAGCAGACGGTTGCCGTTCAGCAGCCGGCTCCGGTTGCCCAGCAGCCGGTAGTCCAGCCGCAGGCCGCCCAGCCGGTCCAGCAGACCAGCGATTCGATCGCCGAAGCCATCCGCGCCGCCGAACTGGAACGCGAACTGTTCCTGTCGATGCCGCGCGGTGGTGCACCGGCACCGGTTCAGCAGGCTCAGGACGATTTCCGTCCGCAGAGCAAGCTGTTTGCAGGTGCAGCACCGGCCGAACAGCAGCCGATCGTTCAGGCGGCTCCGGTTCAGCGCGCTGTCGAGGCGCCGGTCTACCAGCAGCCGGTCGCCCAGGCACCGGTTCGCCAGGAACCCGTCGCTCCGGTGATCCGTCAGCAGGCCGAACAGGTCCGCATGCCACGCGTCGAAGACTTCCCGCCGATGGTCAAGGCCGAAGCTGAGCACCGTGCACAGCCGGTCCAGCACGAAGAGCGCGGCCCGATGGGCCTGCTCAAGCGAATCACCAATTCGCTCGGCCGCCGCGAAGAAGAAAGCCACGATGTCGCTGCCGACATGACCGCCGGTGCGCCGGCTGCATCCTCGCAGCAGCGCCGTCCGTTGTCGCCCGAAGCGAGCGTTTACGCGCCGCGCCGGGCAGCTCCCCTCGATGACCGTGCCCGCGCTGCTTCGCAGCCGCGTGCCCATGAAGACGATCAGCTCGAAATCCCGGCGTTCCTGCGCCGTCAGTCGAACTGA
- the lpxC gene encoding UDP-3-O-acyl-N-acetylglucosamine deacetylase yields MGIGLLGFQTTIAHSVTLSGTGVHSGAEVAITFHPAEADSGIVFQRVVGEQTISEFKAVSSQVGNTDLCTILGFSPATSIATIEHVMAAIYALGLDNLLIEVHGAEMPIMDGSSAPFIEAIEQTGIKALSVKRRSIRILKPVRIESGASWSEFTPYDGMRFEVEIDFDSPLIGRQSWKGDITPSVFKTELSRARTFGFMRDVERMWAAGRGLGSSLENSVVIADDNTVINMEGLRYKDEFVRHKTLDAVGDLALAGAPFIGCYRSYRGGHKMNANALKALMSDPTAYEIVESAPQRQRSAPREMIAVNAP; encoded by the coding sequence CTGGGAATTGGACTGCTGGGGTTTCAGACAACGATTGCACATTCTGTAACTCTGAGCGGCACGGGCGTACATTCTGGCGCCGAAGTAGCGATCACCTTTCATCCGGCGGAAGCAGACAGCGGCATCGTTTTTCAGCGTGTCGTCGGCGAGCAGACGATTAGCGAATTCAAGGCTGTTTCCTCGCAGGTCGGCAATACCGATCTCTGCACCATCCTCGGTTTTTCGCCAGCCACCTCGATCGCCACGATCGAGCATGTGATGGCAGCGATCTATGCGCTTGGCCTCGACAACCTCCTGATCGAAGTGCACGGCGCCGAAATGCCGATCATGGACGGCAGCTCCGCACCGTTCATCGAGGCGATCGAGCAGACCGGCATCAAGGCGCTGTCCGTCAAGCGCCGCTCTATCCGTATCTTGAAGCCGGTCCGGATCGAATCGGGCGCCTCCTGGTCGGAATTTACGCCTTACGACGGCATGCGTTTCGAGGTGGAGATTGATTTCGATAGCCCGCTGATCGGCCGTCAGTCCTGGAAGGGCGATATCACGCCTTCGGTTTTCAAGACGGAATTGTCGCGTGCCCGGACGTTCGGCTTCATGCGCGATGTCGAGCGCATGTGGGCGGCTGGCCGTGGTCTCGGGTCGTCCCTGGAAAATTCGGTCGTCATTGCCGATGACAATACCGTCATCAACATGGAAGGCCTGCGTTACAAGGACGAGTTCGTTCGCCACAAGACGCTGGACGCCGTGGGTGACCTGGCGCTGGCCGGTGCGCCATTCATTGGCTGCTACCGTTCCTACCGGGGCGGACACAAGATGAACGCCAATGCGCTGAAGGCGCTGATGAGCGATCCGACGGCCTATGAAATCGTCGAAAGTGCACCGCAGCGCCAGCGCTCTGCACCCCGCGAAATGATTGCCGTCAACGCGCCGTGA
- a CDS encoding outer membrane protein assembly factor BamD produces the protein MARVVAITLVATATSVLVTACQNDPDIDITKLSAETDPPEVLYNQGLANLNAGKTTEAARKFDAIDQQHPFSEYARKALVMRSFVNYRNGQYQEAINGATRYLNLYPESEDAAYAQYIVGLAYSKQIPAVTQDQKPAFKTIEAMQAVISKYPDSEYVEDAQAKMRFAKDQLAGKEMQVGRYYLERKEYLAAITRFRSVVETYPNTNQVEEALARLVETYFAMGITSEAQTAAAVLGHNYPDSQWYADSYKLLQTGGLEPRENGGSWISRAGKKLLGA, from the coding sequence ATGGCACGTGTTGTTGCCATTACGCTTGTGGCTACCGCGACCAGTGTTCTGGTAACCGCCTGCCAGAACGATCCCGACATCGATATCACCAAGCTGAGCGCTGAGACCGATCCACCGGAAGTGCTCTACAATCAGGGTCTCGCCAATCTGAACGCCGGCAAGACCACGGAAGCGGCGCGCAAGTTCGACGCGATCGACCAGCAGCATCCGTTCTCCGAATATGCCCGCAAGGCGCTGGTGATGCGCTCCTTCGTCAATTACCGCAACGGCCAGTATCAGGAAGCCATCAACGGCGCGACCCGGTACCTCAACCTCTATCCCGAATCCGAAGACGCAGCCTATGCGCAATACATTGTCGGTCTTGCCTATTCCAAGCAGATCCCGGCGGTGACGCAGGACCAGAAGCCGGCCTTCAAGACCATCGAGGCAATGCAGGCGGTCATTTCCAAATACCCCGATTCCGAATATGTCGAGGATGCGCAGGCCAAGATGCGGTTTGCCAAGGACCAGCTCGCCGGCAAGGAGATGCAGGTCGGCCGCTACTATCTGGAGCGCAAGGAATATCTGGCCGCGATCACACGCTTCCGCTCTGTGGTCGAAACCTATCCGAACACCAACCAGGTCGAAGAAGCGCTCGCACGTCTGGTCGAGACCTATTTCGCGATGGGCATCACCTCGGAAGCGCAGACGGCCGCCGCCGTTCTCGGGCATAACTATCCTGACAGCCAGTGGTATGCCGACAGCTACAAGCTCCTGCAGACCGGTGGTCTTGAGCCGCGTGAGAACGGTGGCTCATGGATCTCGCGCGCCGGCAAGAAGCTTTTGGGCGCCTAG